Proteins found in one Thermovirga sp. genomic segment:
- a CDS encoding ribosome biogenesis GTPase Der, translated as KDGLTTLDREVALFLRKKGKPVIVAVNKIDDPVHEEREFEGHALGFPDVIGVSAAHNRNMDELLDRIIELIFEKTQSPEDQPEGEISVAIVGRPNVGKSTLLNYLSSSERSLVTPMPGTTRDSVDSRVLIGGKPFRFIDTAGLRRKSRMGSDVEFYSLVRTHESIGRADVVVLLMEGSEICTDQDKKIVGLVIDKGKGLILAVNKWDLLEKDPDLGDRITRQVREEMSFADFAPLVFISGLTGRGVHKMPDKIAMVQFNRSRWLDASKTVALVRDVLAFERLPNDSRGRTLRIRSCSQVAMNPPAFAFFVNDRNIVTRSFERTVMKKIREMGDFEGTPLRIFWRSARKGA; from the coding sequence GCAAGGACGGTTTGACGACCCTTGACCGGGAAGTGGCGCTCTTCCTGAGGAAAAAAGGTAAGCCAGTCATCGTCGCCGTGAATAAAATCGACGATCCCGTGCACGAGGAGAGGGAGTTTGAAGGACATGCCCTTGGCTTCCCCGACGTTATCGGTGTCAGCGCAGCTCACAACCGGAATATGGATGAACTCCTGGACAGAATCATAGAACTGATCTTCGAAAAAACCCAGAGTCCTGAAGATCAGCCCGAGGGCGAGATCTCGGTAGCGATAGTGGGGCGACCAAACGTTGGAAAATCGACACTTCTCAACTATCTTTCGTCTTCCGAGAGGTCCCTGGTAACCCCTATGCCTGGAACAACAAGGGATTCCGTGGACTCGCGGGTCCTTATCGGTGGTAAACCCTTTCGCTTCATCGATACGGCCGGGCTGAGAAGGAAAAGCAGGATGGGCTCCGATGTGGAATTTTATTCGCTCGTCAGGACCCATGAAAGCATCGGAAGGGCCGACGTGGTAGTCCTGCTGATGGAAGGATCGGAGATCTGTACCGACCAGGACAAGAAGATAGTCGGACTTGTGATTGACAAGGGCAAGGGCTTGATCCTCGCGGTCAACAAGTGGGACCTGCTCGAGAAGGATCCGGACCTGGGGGACAGGATAACAAGGCAGGTCAGGGAGGAGATGTCCTTCGCTGACTTTGCCCCCCTGGTTTTCATATCTGGATTGACCGGGAGAGGAGTCCACAAGATGCCCGATAAGATCGCCATGGTCCAGTTCAACCGGTCGCGATGGCTGGATGCCTCAAAAACGGTAGCCCTCGTCAGGGACGTGCTGGCCTTCGAAAGGTTGCCGAATGATTCCCGAGGCAGGACACTTCGAATCAGGAGCTGCTCTCAGGTGGCCATGAACCCCCCGGCCTTCGCTTTCTTCGTCAATGACAGGAACATCGTTACCCGTTCCTTTGAGAGGACCGTGATGAAAAAGATCAGGGAGATGGGAGAC